A genomic stretch from Streptomyces venezuelae ATCC 10712 includes:
- a CDS encoding DUF5326 family protein: MAVQEVFAGMPWWVKWVAIPLLALMVFGGLITSVLAFVVGLLFKVLLFVGLVAGLIYVVRKFTSSDRSREEW, from the coding sequence ATGGCCGTACAGGAGGTTTTCGCGGGGATGCCCTGGTGGGTGAAGTGGGTCGCCATACCCCTGCTCGCCCTGATGGTCTTCGGCGGACTGATCACCAGCGTCCTGGCCTTCGTGGTCGGGCTGCTCTTCAAGGTCCTGCTCTTCGTGGGCCTCGTCGCCGGACTGATCTACGTCGTACGGAAGTTCACCTCCTCCGACCGTTCGCGCGAGGAGTGGTAG
- a CDS encoding phage holin family protein has protein sequence MMNFVVKTLANAGALGVAIWLLQDITLTGESTGKKVLTLILVALVFGLVNFLVKPVVKLLTLPLFILTLGLITLVVNALMLLLTSWLAEQFNLSFHVEGFWTAVLGGLIISVVSWALNVVLPDGD, from the coding sequence ATGATGAATTTCGTAGTCAAGACGCTCGCCAACGCGGGCGCCCTGGGCGTCGCCATCTGGCTGCTCCAGGACATCACCCTGACCGGCGAAAGCACCGGCAAGAAGGTCCTGACCCTCATTCTCGTCGCCCTGGTCTTCGGGCTCGTGAACTTCCTGGTCAAGCCCGTCGTCAAGCTGCTGACGCTGCCGCTCTTCATTCTGACCCTCGGCCTGATCACCCTGGTGGTCAACGCCCTGATGCTGCTCCTCACCTCCTGGCTGGCCGAGCAGTTCAACCTCAGCTTCCACGTGGAGGGCTTCTGGACCGCCGTCCTCGGCGGCCTGATCATCTCCGTCGTCTCGTGGGCCCTGAACGTCGTGCTCCCCGACGGCGACTGA
- a CDS encoding cupin domain-containing protein — MKAFRLDELEAERAANKGAYLQFLRERNMSVGLYALDAGELDPQQPHRQDEVYFVVSGRASITVGAETTQVARGSVVYVPAGVEHKFHHISEDLRVMVVFSPPEA; from the coding sequence ATGAAGGCATTCCGACTGGATGAACTGGAGGCGGAGCGCGCCGCCAACAAGGGCGCTTACCTCCAGTTCCTGCGGGAGCGGAACATGTCGGTCGGTCTGTACGCGCTGGACGCGGGGGAGCTCGACCCGCAGCAGCCGCACCGCCAGGACGAGGTGTACTTCGTGGTGAGCGGCCGGGCGTCGATCACGGTCGGGGCGGAGACGACGCAGGTGGCGCGCGGCAGCGTGGTCTATGTGCCGGCCGGGGTGGAGCACAAGTTCCACCACATCAGCGAGGACCTGCGGGTGATGGTCGTCTTCTCCCCGCCGGAGGCCTGA
- a CDS encoding cyclophilin-like fold protein, with product MTLRIRIVWPAGHTTATLEETPTSTALAGALPISSTARTWGEEVYFDTPVSTAVEDGARQVVDPGTVAFWTEGDALALPYGPTPISRGEECRLASPCNVLGALDGDPRVLATVRDGDPIRVELVSG from the coding sequence ATGACCCTTCGGATACGCATCGTCTGGCCGGCCGGACACACCACGGCCACCCTTGAGGAGACCCCCACGAGCACGGCGCTCGCAGGGGCCCTCCCGATCTCCTCCACCGCCCGGACCTGGGGCGAGGAGGTCTACTTCGACACTCCGGTCTCCACCGCCGTCGAGGACGGCGCCCGCCAGGTCGTCGATCCCGGCACGGTCGCCTTCTGGACGGAGGGCGACGCGCTCGCCCTCCCCTACGGACCGACCCCGATCTCACGCGGCGAGGAGTGCCGGCTCGCGAGCCCCTGCAACGTCCTGGGCGCGCTCGACGGCGACCCCCGGGTCCTGGCCACCGTCCGGGACGGCGACCCGATCCGCGTGGAGCTCGTCAGCGGCTGA
- a CDS encoding LacI family DNA-binding transcriptional regulator — protein MTAAGKHQVSRAQTRGSRQGRAGIRDVAAAAGVSITTVSDALNGKGRLPDATRRHVREVADRLGYRPSAAARTLRTGKSGLIGLTVTTYGDEPFTFTEFAYFAEMARAATSAALARGYALVILPATSRHDVWSNVALDGTVVIDPSDHDPVVTELVRQGLPVVSDGRPAGTLPVTAWVDNDHEAAVLDLLDHLADAGARRIGLLTGTTTDTYTRLSTTAYLNWCERVGQDPVYEAYPAHDPCAGAVAADRLLARPDRPDAVYGLFDPNGTDLLAAARRYGLRVPDDLLLVCCSESTVYATTEPPITTLSLKPRRIGTAVVQLLIDAIEGIDTDGPVEQVIPTELIVRTSSQRRSPRTTVSPPRSPSKD, from the coding sequence ATGACAGCAGCAGGGAAGCACCAGGTGAGCCGGGCACAGACCCGGGGAAGCCGGCAGGGCCGGGCAGGCATCCGGGACGTGGCCGCCGCCGCCGGGGTCTCCATCACGACTGTCTCCGACGCGCTCAACGGCAAGGGCCGACTCCCCGACGCCACCCGCCGTCACGTTCGCGAGGTCGCCGACCGGCTGGGCTACCGCCCATCCGCGGCGGCCCGCACGCTCCGCACCGGGAAGTCGGGACTCATCGGCCTCACCGTGACCACGTACGGGGATGAACCTTTCACCTTCACCGAATTCGCGTACTTCGCGGAGATGGCCAGAGCAGCCACATCGGCGGCGCTCGCGCGGGGCTACGCCCTGGTCATCCTCCCCGCGACCTCCCGCCATGACGTCTGGTCGAACGTCGCCCTCGACGGCACCGTCGTCATCGACCCCTCCGACCACGACCCGGTCGTCACCGAACTGGTCCGCCAAGGCCTACCCGTCGTCTCCGACGGACGCCCGGCCGGCACCCTTCCGGTCACCGCCTGGGTCGACAACGACCACGAAGCCGCCGTCCTCGACCTGCTCGACCACCTCGCCGACGCCGGCGCCCGCCGCATCGGCCTCCTCACCGGAACCACCACCGACACGTACACCCGCCTGTCCACGACCGCGTACCTCAACTGGTGCGAGCGGGTGGGACAGGACCCCGTCTACGAGGCCTATCCGGCGCACGACCCGTGCGCGGGTGCCGTCGCGGCCGACCGGCTGCTCGCCCGACCGGACCGGCCCGACGCCGTGTACGGCCTCTTCGACCCCAACGGAACCGACCTCCTCGCGGCCGCGCGCCGCTACGGCCTGCGCGTCCCGGACGACCTGCTGCTGGTCTGCTGCAGCGAGTCGACCGTCTACGCCACCACCGAACCGCCCATCACGACGCTCTCGCTCAAGCCGCGCCGGATCGGCACGGCCGTCGTCCAGCTCCTCATCGACGCCATCGAGGGGATCGACACCGACGGACCGGTCGAGCAGGTGATACCGACCGAACTCATCGTCCGCACCTCCTCGCAACGCCGTTCGCCGCGGACGACCGTCAGCCCGCCACGCTCTCCCTCGAAGGACTGA
- the thiC gene encoding phosphomethylpyrimidine synthase ThiC yields the protein MTIQDARTPASGQDDTSAEGARTPGWHKGYVQGSRPDLRVPVRQVHLTNGKDVTLYDTSGPYTDPTVDTDVRRGLPPLRENWIIARGDTEEYAGRPARPEDDGIKHTSPRGGGLKNLDAVFPGRPRLPRRGRTGQAVTQLAYARRGEITPEMEYVAIRENVSPEVVREEIAAGRAVLPANVNHPEIEPMIIGKRFLVKVNANIGNSAVTSSIEEEVEKMTWATKWGADTVMDLSTGRNIHTTREWVLRNSPVPIGTVPLYQALEKVDGRAEELTWEIYKDTVIEQAEQGVDYMTVHAGVLLPYVPLTARRKTGIVSRGGSIMAAWCLAHHKENFLYTHFEELCEILATYDVTYSLGDGLRPGSIADANDEAQFAELRTLGELNTIAKRHQVQTMIEGPGHVPMHKIKENIDLQQEICEEAPFYTLGPLTTDVAPAYDHITSGIGAAMIAWWGTAMLCYVTPKEHLGLPNRDDVKTGVITYKIAAHAADLAKGHPGAQEWDDALSDARFEFRWEDQFNLALDPDTAREFHDETLPAEPAKTAHFCSMCGPKFCSMKISQDIRREHGGDLKADEIEAGMAAKSAEFAATGNRVYLPLAD from the coding sequence ATGACCATTCAGGATGCACGCACGCCTGCCTCCGGGCAGGACGACACCTCTGCCGAGGGGGCCCGTACGCCGGGCTGGCACAAGGGGTACGTCCAGGGCTCGCGCCCCGACCTCCGGGTGCCGGTCCGTCAGGTGCACCTCACCAACGGCAAGGACGTCACGCTCTACGACACGTCCGGCCCGTACACGGACCCCACCGTCGACACCGACGTACGGCGGGGCCTTCCGCCGCTGCGCGAAAACTGGATCATCGCGCGCGGCGACACCGAGGAGTACGCGGGCCGCCCGGCCCGCCCCGAGGACGACGGAATCAAGCACACCTCGCCGCGCGGTGGTGGGCTGAAGAACCTCGACGCCGTCTTCCCCGGCCGCCCGCGCCTGCCGCGCCGCGGCCGCACCGGCCAGGCGGTGACCCAGCTCGCGTACGCGCGCCGGGGCGAGATCACCCCGGAGATGGAGTACGTGGCGATCCGGGAGAACGTCTCTCCCGAGGTCGTGCGCGAGGAGATCGCGGCCGGCCGCGCGGTGCTCCCGGCGAACGTCAACCACCCGGAGATCGAGCCGATGATCATCGGCAAGCGGTTCCTGGTGAAGGTCAACGCCAACATCGGCAACTCCGCCGTCACCTCCTCCATCGAGGAGGAGGTGGAGAAGATGACCTGGGCGACCAAGTGGGGCGCCGACACGGTCATGGACCTGTCCACCGGGCGCAACATCCACACCACCCGCGAGTGGGTGCTGCGCAACTCCCCCGTGCCGATCGGCACCGTGCCGCTCTACCAGGCCCTGGAGAAGGTCGACGGCAGGGCCGAGGAGCTGACCTGGGAGATCTACAAGGACACGGTCATCGAGCAGGCCGAGCAGGGCGTGGACTACATGACGGTGCACGCCGGCGTACTCCTGCCGTACGTGCCGCTCACCGCGCGCCGCAAGACCGGCATCGTCTCGCGCGGCGGCTCGATCATGGCCGCCTGGTGCCTCGCGCACCACAAGGAGAACTTCCTCTACACGCACTTCGAGGAGCTCTGCGAGATCCTGGCGACGTACGACGTCACGTACTCGCTCGGCGACGGGCTGCGCCCCGGCTCGATCGCGGACGCCAACGACGAGGCGCAGTTCGCGGAGCTGCGCACGCTCGGCGAGCTGAACACGATCGCCAAGCGCCACCAGGTGCAGACGATGATCGAGGGCCCGGGCCACGTCCCGATGCACAAGATCAAGGAGAACATCGACCTCCAGCAGGAGATCTGCGAGGAGGCGCCGTTCTACACGCTCGGCCCGCTGACCACGGATGTCGCGCCCGCCTACGACCACATCACCTCCGGCATCGGTGCGGCGATGATCGCCTGGTGGGGCACGGCGATGCTCTGCTACGTCACCCCCAAGGAGCACCTGGGCCTGCCCAACCGCGACGACGTGAAGACCGGCGTCATCACGTACAAGATCGCGGCCCACGCGGCGGACCTGGCCAAGGGCCACCCCGGGGCGCAGGAGTGGGACGACGCGCTGTCCGACGCGCGCTTCGAGTTCCGGTGGGAGGACCAGTTCAACCTGGCGCTCGACCCGGACACCGCGCGGGAGTTCCACGACGAGACGCTGCCGGCGGAGCCCGCGAAGACCGCGCACTTCTGCTCGATGTGCGGTCCGAAGTTCTGCTCGATGAAGATCTCGCAGGACATCCGGCGCGAGCACGGCGGCGATCTGAAGGCGGACGAGATCGAGGCGGGCATGGCGGCGAAGTCCGCCGAGTTCGCGGCGACCGGCAACCGCGTGTACCTGCCGCTGGCGGACTGA
- a CDS encoding YibE/F family protein, which yields MGPRRSCDDRSVTHPQQTPEPHGHDHAPGPSTGHGNSHDHAPGPSAGHGHGHGHSHGPAAPVSRHLRKVIAAVLIPFATAVAVGLVVLWPGGAPAHERTGVGFDRQTEQGKVVAVQQVDCASVNAGQVPPTGDTSTPQGREAVNAQQGDCDKATIEVTSGPEKGRRFTEIVQPDAPRQLHEGQGVVVAYAPDAPRDLQYSVTDVNRKVPLAVLAGIFALAVVVVGRMRGVMALVALVLSFLILTFFILPAILEGSNPLVVAVVGSSAIMLIALYMCHGLSARTSVAVLGTLISLMLIGLLGSVFIDWAALSGNTDDNTGLIHGLYPDIDMSGLLLAGVIIGSLGVLDDVTVTQTSAVWELHQADPGMGPRGLYRAAIRIGRDHIASVVNTLVLAYAGAALPLLLLFSIAQSSMGTVANSELVAEEIVRTLVGSIGLVASVPVTTALAALVVSADRTDTAARTPAARRGGRRRRAK from the coding sequence GTGGGCCCCCGTCGTTCTTGCGATGATCGGTCGGTGACTCACCCCCAGCAGACCCCCGAGCCGCACGGCCACGACCACGCTCCCGGTCCTTCCACCGGGCACGGGAACAGCCACGATCACGCTCCCGGTCCATCCGCCGGACACGGGCACGGGCACGGGCACAGCCATGGGCCCGCCGCCCCGGTGTCCCGGCATCTGCGCAAGGTCATCGCCGCGGTCCTGATCCCCTTCGCCACCGCCGTCGCCGTCGGCCTCGTGGTCCTGTGGCCCGGCGGCGCACCCGCGCACGAACGCACCGGCGTCGGCTTCGACCGGCAGACCGAGCAGGGCAAGGTCGTCGCCGTCCAGCAGGTGGACTGCGCCTCCGTGAACGCGGGGCAGGTCCCGCCGACCGGCGACACGTCGACCCCCCAGGGGCGCGAGGCGGTCAACGCGCAGCAGGGCGACTGCGACAAGGCGACGATCGAGGTCACCAGCGGCCCGGAGAAGGGACGCAGGTTCACCGAGATCGTGCAGCCGGACGCACCGCGTCAACTGCACGAGGGGCAGGGCGTGGTGGTGGCGTACGCCCCCGACGCACCGCGCGACCTGCAGTACTCCGTGACCGATGTGAACCGGAAGGTCCCGCTCGCGGTGCTCGCCGGGATCTTCGCGCTCGCGGTCGTGGTGGTCGGCAGGATGCGGGGTGTGATGGCGCTCGTCGCGCTGGTCCTGAGCTTCCTGATCCTGACGTTCTTCATCCTGCCGGCGATCCTGGAGGGGTCGAATCCGCTGGTCGTGGCGGTGGTCGGATCGAGCGCGATCATGCTGATCGCGCTCTACATGTGCCACGGACTCTCGGCCCGCACCTCGGTCGCGGTGCTCGGAACGCTCATCTCCCTGATGCTGATCGGCCTGCTCGGCTCGGTCTTCATCGACTGGGCCGCGCTGAGTGGCAACACCGACGACAACACCGGTCTGATCCACGGCCTGTATCCGGACATCGACATGTCCGGACTCCTCCTGGCCGGTGTGATCATCGGTTCGCTCGGTGTGCTCGACGACGTGACGGTCACCCAGACCTCGGCCGTCTGGGAGCTGCACCAAGCCGACCCGGGCATGGGACCGCGCGGGCTGTACCGAGCCGCGATCCGGATCGGCCGCGACCACATCGCCTCGGTCGTGAACACCCTGGTGCTCGCCTACGCGGGTGCCGCCCTCCCCCTGCTGCTGCTCTTCTCCATCGCGCAGAGCAGCATGGGGACGGTGGCCAACAGCGAGCTGGTCGCCGAGGAGATCGTCCGGACGCTCGTCGGATCGATCGGCCTGGTCGCCTCCGTGCCGGTCACCACGGCGCTCGCGGCGCTGGTCGTCTCCGCCGACCGGACGGACACCGCGGCCCGGACCCCCGCCGCCCGACGGGGCGGACGACGCCGCCGCGCCAAGTAG
- a CDS encoding IclR family transcriptional regulator, with protein sequence MIGSVQRALRLLEAVSSHAEGAPAKQLARETGLPLPTTYHLLRTLTHEGYLVREKGVFVLGDAAVRLAGGGDVQNRRIKIEDSLARWRDEIGVPVYFALYREGEIELVAVADTPSAPAVEEWADFRETGHAHAIGQCLLSQLDLKSRQDHLDRHPVEAITPYTLRNRRALLDRLGGLGRMEPLVERQEYALGTVCAAIPITAGSTAAAMAISLPLHQEERLLPAVERLRTEIGRLFSSLAFSISI encoded by the coding sequence CTGATCGGCTCGGTGCAGCGGGCGCTGAGGCTTCTGGAGGCTGTGTCCTCCCATGCGGAAGGCGCCCCGGCCAAACAGCTCGCCCGTGAGACGGGCCTACCGCTGCCCACGACGTATCACCTGCTCCGCACCCTGACGCACGAGGGCTATCTGGTCCGTGAGAAGGGTGTGTTCGTCCTTGGCGACGCCGCGGTCCGACTGGCCGGCGGCGGAGATGTGCAGAATCGTCGCATCAAGATCGAAGACTCCCTTGCCCGCTGGCGGGACGAGATCGGTGTGCCCGTCTACTTCGCCCTCTACCGCGAGGGGGAGATCGAGCTCGTCGCTGTCGCCGACACTCCTTCCGCTCCGGCGGTGGAGGAATGGGCCGATTTCCGCGAGACCGGACACGCCCATGCGATCGGGCAGTGCCTGCTGAGTCAACTCGATCTGAAATCTCGTCAAGACCACCTTGACCGCCACCCGGTGGAAGCGATCACTCCGTACACGCTCCGTAACCGCCGTGCGCTTTTGGATCGTTTGGGCGGTTTGGGGCGAATGGAGCCCTTGGTGGAGCGGCAGGAATATGCGCTCGGCACGGTCTGTGCCGCAATCCCCATCACAGCGGGCTCCACAGCCGCCGCGATGGCCATTTCCCTCCCCCTTCACCAGGAAGAACGGTTGCTCCCAGCAGTCGAGCGGCTACGTACGGAGATCGGGAGGCTCTTCAGTTCCCTCGCTTTCTCTATCAGTATCTGA
- the hisC gene encoding histidinol-phosphate transaminase, protein MSETSGTSTGSPKLRAELDGVPTYKPGRPAASGGPVAFKLSSNENPYPPLPGVMETTLAAAANFNRYPDMACTGLTEELADRFGVPVSHLATGTGSVGVAQSLLQATSGPGDEVVYAWRSFEAYPIITQISGATSVQVPLTEGEVHDLDAMAEAITDRTRLIFVCNPNNPTGTAVRRAELERFLDRVPSDVLVVLDEAYREFVRDTEIPDGIELYRDRPNVAVLRTFSKAYGLAGLRVGFAVAHEPVAAALRKTAVPFGVSQLAQDAAVASLRAEDELLGRVGSLVAERERVHAGLVAQGWTVPDTQANFVWLRLGERTLDFAAECERHGVMVRPFAGEGVRVTIGETEANDLFLKAAEGFRKEG, encoded by the coding sequence GTGAGCGAGACCAGCGGGACGAGTACGGGCAGCCCGAAGCTGCGCGCCGAGCTGGACGGCGTCCCCACCTACAAGCCGGGCAGGCCGGCGGCCTCGGGCGGCCCCGTGGCCTTCAAGCTGTCCTCCAACGAGAACCCGTATCCGCCGCTGCCCGGGGTCATGGAGACCACGCTGGCCGCCGCCGCGAACTTCAACCGGTACCCGGACATGGCGTGCACGGGGCTGACGGAGGAGCTCGCCGACCGCTTCGGCGTGCCCGTCTCGCACCTGGCCACCGGCACCGGGTCGGTCGGCGTCGCCCAGTCCCTGCTCCAGGCGACCTCGGGCCCCGGCGACGAGGTCGTCTACGCCTGGCGCTCCTTCGAGGCGTACCCGATCATCACGCAGATCAGCGGCGCCACCTCGGTGCAGGTGCCGCTGACCGAGGGCGAGGTCCACGACCTCGACGCGATGGCGGAGGCGATCACCGACCGGACACGGCTGATCTTCGTCTGCAACCCCAACAACCCCACGGGCACCGCTGTGCGCAGGGCGGAGCTGGAGCGCTTCCTGGACCGGGTGCCCTCCGACGTCCTGGTGGTGCTCGACGAGGCGTACCGCGAGTTCGTCCGTGACACCGAGATCCCGGACGGCATCGAGCTCTACCGTGACCGGCCCAACGTCGCCGTGCTGCGGACCTTCTCCAAGGCGTACGGCCTGGCGGGGCTGCGGGTCGGCTTCGCGGTCGCCCACGAGCCGGTGGCGGCCGCGCTGCGCAAGACGGCGGTGCCGTTCGGGGTGAGCCAGCTGGCGCAGGACGCGGCGGTGGCCTCGCTGCGCGCGGAGGACGAGCTGCTGGGCCGGGTCGGCTCGCTGGTGGCCGAGCGCGAGCGGGTCCACGCCGGGCTCGTGGCCCAGGGCTGGACGGTGCCGGACACCCAGGCGAACTTCGTCTGGCTGCGGCTCGGGGAGCGGACGCTGGACTTCGCGGCGGAGTGCGAGCGGCACGGCGTGATGGTGCGGCCGTTCGCGGGCGAGGGCGTGCGCGTCACGATCGGTGAGACCGAGGCGAACGACCTGTTCCTGAAGGCGGCGGAGGGCTTCCGCAAGGAGGGCTGA
- a CDS encoding metallophosphoesterase — translation MTQGAGQEPVVRTATLRDFRVPPYARVPVQGHATDPTSAHPLPVPPPAGPVSAEPTTDAAPTQHAPAEHAPAPAPASAEHAPAPAPAEHARGAAPAAAEHDPTPAPAPAEHPPVPTHAPAPTAPMPADPTLHLGARLAGAGSSIVSVATGHPGNAFPEGEMPEGYTPTERDLPVINRGDTVQVPVAAEPAPAAEPAPANGEGPGPLYVVGDVHGYLDELVAALRAQGLIDENGGWAAGNARLWFLGDFTDRGPDGIGVIDLVMRLSAEAAAAGGYCKALMGNHELLLIGAKRFGDTPVNSGAGTATFQAAWLLNGGQKHDMDRLQDVHLQWMSRLDAVVREDDHLLVHSDTTAYLEYGQTIEDVNETVHEILNRNDADEVWDVFRKFTKRFAFRDDGGPEAVQELLSTYGGHRIVHGHSPIPYLLGQVGTEDGEGDSGPVVDGPHVYADGLAIAMDGGVTMAGKLLVVQLPLNG, via the coding sequence ATGACTCAGGGGGCCGGGCAGGAGCCCGTGGTGCGCACGGCGACATTGCGTGACTTCCGCGTACCGCCGTACGCCCGCGTGCCCGTACAGGGCCATGCCACCGATCCGACGTCCGCGCACCCCCTTCCGGTGCCGCCGCCCGCCGGACCGGTCTCGGCGGAGCCCACGACGGACGCCGCGCCGACGCAGCACGCACCCGCCGAGCACGCACCGGCACCGGCACCCGCGTCGGCCGAGCACGCACCGGCACCCGCTCCCGCCGAGCACGCGCGCGGAGCGGCACCCGCGGCCGCCGAGCACGACCCCACACCCGCACCCGCGCCTGCCGAGCACCCGCCCGTGCCCACGCACGCGCCGGCGCCCACCGCGCCGATGCCCGCGGATCCGACCCTGCACCTCGGGGCCCGCCTCGCCGGGGCCGGCTCCTCCATCGTCTCCGTCGCCACCGGCCACCCCGGCAACGCCTTCCCGGAGGGCGAGATGCCCGAGGGGTACACCCCGACCGAGCGCGACCTCCCGGTCATCAACCGGGGGGACACCGTCCAGGTCCCGGTCGCCGCCGAGCCCGCCCCCGCCGCGGAGCCCGCCCCGGCGAACGGCGAAGGCCCCGGCCCGCTCTACGTCGTCGGCGACGTCCACGGCTACCTCGACGAGCTCGTCGCCGCCCTCCGCGCCCAGGGCCTCATCGACGAGAACGGCGGCTGGGCCGCCGGCAACGCCCGCCTCTGGTTCCTCGGCGACTTCACCGACCGCGGCCCCGACGGCATCGGCGTCATCGACCTCGTCATGCGGCTCTCCGCCGAGGCCGCCGCCGCCGGCGGCTACTGCAAGGCCCTCATGGGCAACCACGAACTGCTGCTCATCGGCGCCAAGCGCTTCGGCGACACCCCGGTGAACTCCGGAGCGGGCACCGCCACCTTCCAGGCCGCCTGGCTGCTCAACGGCGGCCAGAAGCACGACATGGACCGGCTCCAGGACGTCCACCTCCAGTGGATGTCCCGGCTCGACGCCGTGGTGCGGGAGGACGACCACCTCCTGGTGCACTCCGACACCACCGCGTACCTCGAATACGGCCAGACCATCGAGGACGTCAACGAGACGGTCCACGAGATCCTCAACCGGAACGACGCCGACGAGGTCTGGGACGTCTTCCGCAAGTTCACCAAGCGCTTCGCGTTCCGTGACGACGGCGGCCCGGAGGCCGTCCAGGAGCTGCTCTCCACCTACGGCGGGCACCGGATCGTGCACGGCCACAGCCCCATCCCGTACCTCCTCGGCCAGGTCGGTACGGAGGACGGCGAGGGCGACTCGGGCCCGGTCGTCGACGGACCGCACGTCTACGCCGACGGTCTGGCGATCGCGATGGACGGCGGGGTGACCATGGCCGGAAAGCTACTGGTCGTCCAACTCCCCCTGAACGGCTGA
- a CDS encoding SsgA family sporulation/cell division regulator, producing MRESVQAEVLMSFLVSEELSFKIPVELRYETRDPYAVRMTFHLPGDAPVTWAFGRELLLDGINRPSGDGDVHIAPTDPEGLSDVSIRLQVGGDRALFRASAPPLVAFLDRTDKLVPLGQERTLGDFEDNLEAALGRILAEESAGPTA from the coding sequence ATGCGAGAGTCGGTTCAGGCCGAGGTCCTGATGAGCTTCCTCGTCTCGGAGGAGCTCTCCTTCAAGATCCCGGTCGAACTGCGATACGAGACCCGGGATCCCTACGCGGTGCGGATGACCTTCCACCTCCCCGGGGACGCGCCTGTGACCTGGGCGTTCGGCAGGGAACTACTGCTCGACGGCATCAACCGGCCGAGCGGGGACGGCGATGTGCACATCGCCCCCACCGATCCCGAGGGCCTCTCGGACGTCTCCATCCGGCTCCAGGTCGGTGGCGACCGCGCCCTGTTCAGGGCCAGCGCGCCGCCGCTGGTCGCGTTCCTCGACCGGACGGACAAGCTGGTTCCGCTGGGTCAGGAACGGACGCTCGGTGACTTCGAGGACAACCTGGAGGCAGCGCTGGGCCGGATCCTCGCCGAGGAGAGCGCGGGCCCGACCGCCTGA